In the Zestosphaera sp. genome, one interval contains:
- a CDS encoding phosphate-starvation-inducible PsiE family protein: MGLSATHARARKIVNIIMYVIDVVILVALGIMIAVTTYYLVRDLGTLISYTSTINELKLIVDYILLLFIFSELLRSVLAVRGEEYLIVLMETAVVIAIREIYISVISKTTIDLLISSISLVAVIAGLWLIKTRVYVRRPREHKIIAS; encoded by the coding sequence ATGGGTCTCTCAGCTACACACGCGAGAGCTAGAAAAATCGTAAACATTATAATGTACGTTATTGACGTAGTGATTTTAGTAGCGTTAGGGATCATGATAGCAGTAACAACGTATTATTTGGTGAGAGACTTAGGAACCTTAATCTCTTATACTTCGACAATCAATGAGTTGAAGCTTATAGTTGATTATATACTTCTACTCTTCATATTTTCTGAGCTTTTGAGGAGTGTGTTAGCTGTTAGAGGTGAGGAGTACTTAATAGTTTTGATGGAAACAGCTGTGGTAATAGCTATTCGAGAAATATACATATCTGTCATCTCAAAAACTACGATTGACTTGTTAATTAGTTCTATTTCTTTAGTGGCTGTTATAGCTGGTTTGTGGTTAATTAAGACGAGGGTGTATGTGAGGAGACCTAGAGAACATAAGATTATTGCTTCGTAA
- a CDS encoding (2Fe-2S)-binding protein has protein sequence MVKITFRVNGEPITLDVKPNELLINVLRDKLKLTGTKYVCGIGECGACTVLLDGEPILSCLTLAVDANGKEITTVEGISRGDELSEVQEAFVEEGAIQCGYCIPGFIIMSEYLLRINQKPTEEEIKEFLRGNLCRCTGYVNIIKAVKKASELKTSKTR, from the coding sequence ATGGTGAAAATCACTTTCAGAGTCAATGGCGAGCCTATAACATTAGATGTTAAACCTAACGAATTACTGATAAACGTGTTGAGAGATAAATTAAAGCTGACGGGTACTAAGTACGTCTGTGGCATAGGAGAGTGCGGTGCCTGCACAGTATTGCTTGACGGGGAACCTATACTCTCGTGTTTGACCTTAGCAGTAGACGCTAACGGTAAGGAAATAACGACCGTTGAGGGTATCTCTAGAGGTGATGAGTTAAGCGAGGTTCAAGAAGCCTTCGTAGAAGAAGGCGCGATACAGTGTGGCTACTGCATACCTGGCTTCATAATAATGAGTGAGTACTTACTGAGGATTAATCAGAAACCTACTGAGGAGGAGATCAAAGAATTCTTGAGAGGCAATCTCTGCAGGTGTACAGGATACGTCAACATAATTAAGGCGGTTAAAAAAGCTAGTGAATTAAAGACTTCTAAAACCAGATAG
- a CDS encoding xanthine dehydrogenase family protein subunit M, which produces MSREVRPVPITLRNTKIIPFEFQYFEPESLEEALQLLKTYGNEARILAGGTDLLVKMKVRAIEPKYIINIKRIKELRYIKTDKDSIRIGALTTWRDLEKSDSVREEVPALYDAVKSMGSVQIRNMATVGGNLCNASPAADSAPPLLVHEAKIKLTSIEGTREIPITEFFTGPGTTVMKPYELLHEIIIPRKRGKSSFIKVSRVAMDLAIASAATYVEVEDNMIKDVKIALGSVAPRPVRAKRCEAALIGRRVDEEILREAASLVVGEISPIDDVRGSAWYRREVSKVLVYDSLIKSLERVRR; this is translated from the coding sequence ATGAGTCGTGAGGTAAGGCCAGTCCCAATCACTCTGAGAAACACTAAGATAATACCTTTTGAGTTTCAGTATTTTGAGCCAGAAAGTCTTGAGGAAGCCCTCCAGCTACTAAAAACCTACGGTAATGAAGCGAGGATTCTTGCTGGAGGGACTGATCTTCTAGTTAAGATGAAGGTCCGAGCTATTGAACCCAAATACATAATTAATATTAAGCGCATCAAGGAGTTAAGGTACATAAAAACAGATAAGGACTCAATACGTATAGGAGCTTTGACTACGTGGCGCGACCTAGAAAAGTCTGACTCAGTGAGAGAGGAAGTGCCCGCGTTGTACGATGCTGTTAAGTCTATGGGTAGTGTACAGATTAGGAATATGGCTACTGTTGGTGGTAATTTGTGTAATGCTTCTCCTGCTGCTGACTCAGCACCACCACTCCTAGTACACGAAGCAAAAATAAAACTAACAAGCATAGAAGGAACAAGAGAAATACCAATAACAGAATTCTTCACAGGACCTGGAACGACAGTCATGAAGCCTTACGAACTACTCCACGAGATCATAATACCTAGGAAGAGGGGGAAGTCATCCTTCATTAAGGTAAGCAGAGTAGCTATGGATTTAGCTATAGCTAGTGCGGCAACGTACGTTGAGGTAGAAGATAATATGATAAAAGACGTCAAGATAGCTCTAGGTTCAGTAGCTCCTCGCCCCGTCAGGGCTAAGAGATGTGAGGCGGCATTAATCGGTAGGAGAGTTGATGAAGAGATCTTGAGAGAAGCAGCTAGTTTAGTAGTTGGTGAGATTAGTCCTATAGATGATGTGAGGGGGAGTGCCTGGTATAGGAGAGAAGTCTCGAAGGTTTTGGTTTACGACTCACTCATTAAGTCATTAGAGAGGGTGAGGAGGTGA
- a CDS encoding molybdopterin cofactor-binding domain-containing protein gives MSAKVSFINSKTLRKDALVKVKGLLKFTNDLEVPGMLIGRIVRSPYAFADIKSFDVSEAVRLGAVVITPDDVPQKPFNPRLVSINEVTFKDHYVLTKKPRYLGDPIAAVAAPTEELAQKAAESIRFEVERVYEPVLDPFKAMSAESPPIHEKIMKGDEWIKVENNIAATLNYVEGDVDKAFKEADIVIERFFKTGKRYHMQLEPKAVLCVPEADGKITIYTTTQTIHNTRILIHQIFGIPLSKINVVKVPIGGSFGSSIQTNVLVPIAVALCLKAGKPVKLAYTREEDMLDHSNFTFHFRIKVGAKKDGTLVGAEFENILDVGAHQIQPYPLLGTSLGWFVSLYKWKNIRYIGKAVYTNKVPGCALRGYGAPEVTWAVEVIMDELAEKLGIDPIDLRLKNYVGLGDVFWGQGPTVRSVIKSDGVPELLAKGKELIGWESRGRPEDKKGRFRRGIGVGRGFHTSGAGGPISGEVIDYSGAVLRLNEDGTLEYITALQDHGGGTLDAHVKIIAEELGVPPESISLATATTENTPYDVCTHASRGTYVGGEAARRAAQLVKQKIFEYATRLLNKVVNPEALKIRYDEEMKQTIIYVEGSPDVKITLKDLARTAWQRNWGTIAAVVSYRATSAPPSFTVYYVEVEVDTWTGKVRPVRVVAGADVGTPINRDLVEGQLHGGFAMAWGMAFIEDTPYNPETGELLSRGLITDYKIPTAQDIPYVEDFKVILANTYEPTGPFGAKGLGEAAMNPAVGAIANAVYNAVGVRIYELPMTPDKLLKAIKEKGGGGL, from the coding sequence TTGAGTGCTAAGGTTTCCTTTATTAATTCAAAGACTCTGAGGAAGGATGCCTTAGTCAAGGTTAAGGGTCTTCTTAAATTCACTAATGATTTAGAGGTTCCTGGAATGCTTATAGGCAGGATAGTTAGGAGCCCCTATGCTTTCGCGGACATTAAGAGTTTTGACGTTAGCGAGGCTGTGAGGCTAGGTGCTGTCGTCATAACTCCGGATGACGTTCCTCAGAAGCCTTTCAACCCTAGACTTGTTAGCATAAATGAAGTTACTTTTAAAGATCACTACGTCCTCACTAAGAAGCCCAGGTATCTCGGCGACCCTATAGCCGCTGTTGCCGCACCGACTGAGGAGCTAGCTCAGAAGGCTGCTGAGTCAATCAGATTTGAGGTTGAGAGGGTTTACGAACCGGTGTTAGACCCGTTTAAAGCCATGAGTGCTGAAAGCCCGCCAATTCACGAGAAGATAATGAAAGGTGATGAGTGGATTAAGGTAGAGAATAATATAGCTGCTACCTTAAACTACGTTGAAGGAGACGTTGATAAGGCTTTTAAGGAAGCTGACATCGTGATAGAGAGATTCTTTAAGACAGGTAAGAGATACCACATGCAGCTAGAGCCGAAAGCGGTTTTATGCGTTCCTGAAGCTGATGGAAAGATAACAATATACACGACAACGCAAACAATACATAACACGAGAATACTTATCCATCAGATATTCGGGATCCCCTTAAGTAAGATAAACGTAGTTAAGGTCCCGATAGGCGGTAGTTTCGGGTCGAGTATACAGACGAATGTTCTCGTCCCCATAGCTGTAGCGTTATGTCTTAAAGCTGGAAAGCCTGTGAAGCTCGCTTACACTAGAGAGGAAGACATGCTCGACCATTCTAACTTTACTTTCCACTTCAGAATAAAAGTCGGTGCTAAGAAAGATGGGACGTTAGTTGGTGCTGAGTTTGAGAATATACTTGATGTAGGTGCTCACCAAATCCAGCCATATCCCCTGCTAGGGACTTCACTAGGTTGGTTCGTTTCTCTGTATAAGTGGAAGAACATAAGGTACATAGGTAAGGCAGTCTACACGAATAAAGTGCCTGGATGCGCTTTAAGAGGTTATGGAGCTCCTGAAGTGACTTGGGCTGTTGAGGTCATTATGGATGAGTTAGCTGAGAAGCTAGGTATAGACCCAATTGATTTGAGGTTAAAGAATTATGTAGGATTAGGAGACGTCTTCTGGGGTCAGGGACCTACTGTCAGGTCTGTAATAAAGTCTGACGGCGTCCCAGAACTGCTGGCTAAGGGTAAAGAATTAATCGGTTGGGAGAGTAGAGGAAGACCTGAAGACAAGAAAGGGAGGTTTAGGAGAGGGATAGGTGTTGGCAGAGGATTCCATACTTCCGGCGCAGGAGGACCTATATCAGGTGAAGTAATCGACTACTCCGGCGCTGTTCTGAGATTAAATGAAGACGGAACACTAGAGTATATAACAGCCCTCCAAGACCATGGTGGAGGAACTCTCGACGCGCACGTCAAGATCATAGCTGAAGAACTTGGTGTCCCTCCAGAGTCAATAAGTCTTGCTACAGCTACTACAGAGAATACTCCCTACGACGTGTGTACACATGCGTCAAGAGGTACTTACGTCGGCGGTGAGGCTGCTAGGAGAGCGGCACAGTTAGTTAAGCAGAAGATATTTGAATACGCAACTAGGTTACTGAATAAAGTCGTTAATCCGGAGGCCTTAAAGATAAGATATGATGAGGAGATGAAACAGACGATTATTTATGTGGAGGGTTCTCCAGACGTTAAGATAACTCTCAAGGATCTGGCGAGGACTGCCTGGCAAAGGAATTGGGGTACTATAGCTGCTGTAGTTTCTTATAGGGCCACGTCAGCTCCTCCGAGCTTCACAGTCTATTATGTTGAGGTAGAGGTCGATACCTGGACAGGTAAGGTAAGACCTGTTAGGGTAGTTGCTGGAGCAGACGTAGGCACGCCTATAAACAGAGACCTTGTTGAGGGTCAGCTGCACGGAGGGTTTGCCATGGCTTGGGGTATGGCCTTCATTGAGGATACTCCTTACAACCCGGAGACCGGCGAGTTACTTAGTAGGGGTCTCATAACAGATTATAAGATTCCTACAGCTCAAGACATTCCATATGTTGAGGACTTTAAGGTAATATTAGCCAACACGTACGAGCCTACGGGACCTTTTGGAGCTAAAGGCTTGGGTGAGGCGGCGATGAATCCCGCCGTAGGAGCTATAGCAAACGCCGTCTATAACGCTGTGGGAGTGAGGATTTATGAGTTGCCAATGACTCCAGACAAGTTACTAAAGGCTATTAAAGAGAAGGGAGGTGGTGGGTTATGA
- a CDS encoding ATP-binding protein has product MKLFDLQPKYSRKDLFDRTRELSELHRAIDRGYPIVALLGIKRIGKTSVLKTFLNEVYGIYVDLRGVVRRADLEVKVTDSISSSLRKVRKFVEGIRGVSVAGFSVEIKWRGSDSVSLAGLLSEINKKKKRFVVALDEVQSVKPPLSAELRNLLAYGYDNLENISFIVAGSEIGMLRDFLGCENPGSPLYGRYIYEIHIDRFSEKESREFLERGFREEGVEPPAEVIDQAVEFFDGIVGWLVFFGRKYVDGYRDIETLKNIAVELAREELTKLNYRERAVLKAIASGHRTWSSVRKHVTENYGVTIPKATLTRIVTKLERLSIVKNYEFQDPVYREASKKLRP; this is encoded by the coding sequence ATGAAGCTATTCGACCTACAGCCTAAGTATAGTAGGAAAGATTTGTTTGATAGAACTAGAGAATTAAGTGAGTTGCATAGAGCTATTGACCGCGGCTATCCTATAGTCGCGCTCCTAGGGATTAAGCGTATTGGGAAGACTAGCGTTTTAAAGACTTTTCTCAACGAGGTGTACGGGATCTACGTTGATTTAAGAGGTGTCGTTAGGAGAGCTGATTTGGAAGTCAAGGTGACAGACTCTATAAGTAGTTCTTTAAGAAAAGTCAGAAAATTCGTGGAAGGTATCAGAGGAGTTAGTGTAGCTGGCTTCTCAGTAGAGATTAAGTGGAGAGGTAGTGACTCAGTAAGTCTTGCTGGACTATTAAGTGAGATTAACAAGAAAAAGAAAAGATTTGTCGTCGCTTTAGATGAAGTACAATCGGTTAAGCCCCCTCTCTCTGCTGAATTAAGAAACCTACTAGCTTACGGGTACGACAACCTAGAAAACATATCATTCATAGTAGCAGGGTCTGAGATTGGCATGTTACGTGATTTCCTAGGGTGTGAGAATCCCGGGTCACCGCTGTATGGGAGGTATATCTACGAAATACACATTGATAGATTCAGCGAGAAAGAGTCAAGAGAATTTCTTGAGAGAGGGTTTAGAGAGGAAGGTGTTGAACCACCTGCGGAAGTAATCGATCAAGCTGTTGAGTTCTTTGACGGAATAGTTGGGTGGCTCGTGTTTTTCGGTAGAAAATACGTTGACGGATACAGAGACATAGAAACCCTGAAGAATATAGCCGTAGAGCTCGCGCGTGAGGAACTAACCAAGCTAAACTATAGGGAGAGAGCAGTACTTAAAGCCATAGCAAGCGGACACAGAACGTGGAGTAGTGTGCGCAAACACGTAACAGAAAATTATGGTGTTACTATACCTAAAGCAACACTAACTAGAATCGTGACGAAACTAGAACGTTTAAGCATAGTAAAGAACTACGAATTCCAAGACCCAGTCTATAGAGAAGCTTCTAAAAAATTAAGACCATAG
- a CDS encoding SPFH domain-containing protein — translation MPDIVTLIVLGLFVVVVLVIILTHLKIVPEYKRLVVFRLGKIIGIKGPGLVFLVPIIDSGTWIDLREMVLDIPPQTCITKDNAPVNIDLLIYMKVFDPELAVKSVQNFVMASTGIAVTTLRAIVGDLLLDDVLARRDYINQTLRAKLDEVTDRWGIKITSVEIKEIKPPSEVQEAMIKQMAAERTKRAMILEAEGKKQSAILEAEGYRESRIKKAEGDMQAAILEAEGKRRALLEIEEAARQLTHNTLLLKYYETLEKIAVAPSSKILIPMEVSKFLTRVSEFLGKE, via the coding sequence TTGCCTGATATAGTGACTCTCATAGTTTTAGGCTTATTTGTGGTTGTCGTCCTCGTTATTATATTGACGCATTTAAAGATAGTGCCTGAGTATAAAAGGCTCGTCGTTTTCAGATTAGGAAAGATAATAGGTATTAAGGGTCCTGGGCTAGTGTTTCTGGTGCCCATAATAGACTCAGGTACTTGGATTGATTTAAGAGAGATGGTTCTTGATATACCTCCTCAGACCTGTATTACTAAGGATAACGCGCCCGTGAATATAGATTTACTAATATACATGAAGGTTTTCGACCCAGAACTTGCGGTTAAATCAGTTCAGAACTTCGTCATGGCGTCTACAGGTATAGCAGTAACTACGCTCAGGGCGATAGTAGGGGACTTGCTGTTAGATGATGTCTTAGCACGTAGAGACTACATAAATCAAACACTCAGAGCTAAACTAGATGAGGTGACTGACAGGTGGGGAATAAAGATAACTTCCGTGGAAATCAAGGAAATAAAGCCGCCGAGTGAGGTTCAGGAAGCGATGATTAAGCAGATGGCTGCCGAAAGGACTAAGAGAGCTATGATACTTGAGGCTGAGGGCAAGAAGCAGTCAGCAATACTTGAAGCTGAAGGCTATAGAGAGTCGAGAATCAAGAAAGCAGAAGGCGATATGCAGGCAGCAATACTTGAAGCCGAAGGAAAGAGGAGAGCCCTACTAGAGATTGAGGAAGCTGCTAGGCAATTAACTCATAACACACTACTCCTCAAGTATTACGAAACTCTTGAGAAGATAGCTGTTGCGCCGTCTTCAAAGATACTGATACCAATGGAGGTAAGCAAGTTCTTAACCAGAGTTAGTGAGTTTTTAGGGAAAGAATAG
- a CDS encoding histidine phosphatase family protein, which produces MRHGEAEPKKPGVSDDERSLTQDGRLQVIKVASVLGLKPRYVVSSPLKRALETAEIVAGILGVSEVLQRDELLPEYFSLDNLRHLLNSMSLDNKDVVMLVGHSPSLEEVIQELLGGFRIYLSPGALACLEVRYPDLSNSSLKLYLRPELIK; this is translated from the coding sequence ATGCGTCACGGCGAAGCCGAGCCTAAAAAGCCTGGAGTCTCAGATGACGAGAGGTCTCTTACTCAAGATGGACGTCTTCAAGTAATTAAGGTGGCTAGTGTTCTTGGTCTAAAGCCTAGATACGTTGTTTCCAGCCCTCTTAAGAGAGCTTTAGAAACTGCTGAGATAGTGGCCGGGATTCTGGGAGTTAGTGAGGTCCTTCAAAGGGATGAGTTACTGCCTGAGTATTTTAGTTTAGATAATCTCAGACATTTACTTAACTCAATGAGTCTCGACAACAAGGACGTTGTTATGCTAGTCGGTCACTCACCAAGCCTTGAAGAAGTTATTCAAGAATTATTAGGCGGTTTTAGAATTTACTTAAGCCCAGGCGCTCTAGCATGTCTTGAGGTCAGGTATCCTGATCTAAGTAATTCTTCTCTGAAGCTCTACTTGAGGCCAGAACTTATTAAATGA
- the pyrE gene encoding orotate phosphoribosyltransferase, producing the protein MQELIHELYKAGVVKIGSFVLSSGITSPFYIDMRRIYSYPKIMKLIIYEVTKKVDLSQYDVLVGVATSGVALAAFVAAVTNKPMAYVRLEKKDHGTLSQVEGEVEGKSSLIVDDVATTGDSIIKTYEILRNSGAIPTGALVVVDREQGAEDRVRALGMRYHYVMTARQLFNVLKNDGLLNGTTYEEIIKYLEAFRKK; encoded by the coding sequence ATGCAGGAGTTAATTCACGAACTATACAAAGCAGGTGTTGTTAAGATAGGGTCTTTCGTCTTAAGCTCTGGAATAACGTCACCATTTTATATAGACATGAGGAGGATATACAGCTATCCTAAAATAATGAAGCTGATAATATATGAGGTGACTAAGAAAGTTGATTTATCACAATACGATGTCTTAGTAGGTGTAGCGACTTCAGGAGTGGCTCTAGCAGCTTTCGTGGCTGCTGTCACTAATAAGCCCATGGCTTACGTCAGGCTCGAGAAAAAAGATCACGGGACGCTTAGTCAGGTTGAAGGAGAGGTAGAGGGTAAGTCCTCACTCATAGTTGACGACGTGGCCACAACAGGTGACTCAATAATAAAAACATATGAGATACTGCGAAACTCGGGGGCTATTCCTACAGGGGCTCTAGTCGTGGTAGATAGAGAGCAAGGAGCTGAAGATAGGGTAAGAGCTCTCGGGATGAGATATCATTACGTGATGACGGCACGCCAGCTCTTCAACGTCTTAAAGAATGACGGGTTACTTAACGGGACAACGTATGAGGAGATAATAAAGTATTTAGAAGCTTTTAGAAAGAAATAA
- the pyrF gene encoding orotidine-5'-phosphate decarboxylase produces MSKVVVALDPPPRVELESWVKERVDCLEELVSSFKVGLPLVLRTGVSKLRDLFSASSKPLIADLKLADIGDIMSYVVEVLADADVDAVISHAFVGKYGALDSLVRKSEELGIKPILVVSMSHPGSTEFIDKHLSEFVSMALELRVWGVVAPATRREVISKVRELAGSELRILSPGVGAQGAEPGSAICSGADYEIVGRAVTSSSNPKETLKKIIYEQEKRVRECRS; encoded by the coding sequence TTGAGTAAAGTAGTAGTAGCGTTAGACCCTCCACCGAGGGTGGAGCTCGAGAGCTGGGTTAAAGAACGTGTTGATTGCTTAGAGGAGTTGGTTTCCTCGTTTAAGGTAGGGCTTCCGTTAGTATTAAGAACTGGAGTAAGCAAGTTGAGAGACCTATTTAGTGCGAGCAGTAAGCCTCTGATAGCAGACCTTAAGCTAGCCGACATAGGAGATATCATGTCTTACGTAGTTGAGGTCCTAGCGGATGCAGACGTAGATGCAGTGATATCTCACGCTTTTGTTGGTAAGTATGGAGCGCTAGACTCTCTCGTCAGAAAATCTGAGGAATTAGGGATTAAGCCGATATTAGTGGTTTCTATGAGTCATCCGGGTTCAACAGAGTTTATTGATAAACACTTGAGTGAGTTTGTTAGCATGGCTTTGGAACTACGTGTCTGGGGTGTTGTGGCACCAGCTACTAGGAGAGAAGTAATTAGTAAGGTCAGAGAATTAGCTGGTAGCGAATTAAGAATACTCTCGCCAGGTGTTGGTGCTCAGGGCGCCGAACCAGGTAGTGCAATATGTTCTGGTGCCGACTACGAGATAGTAGGGCGGGCTGTGACTAGTTCCTCAAACCCTAAGGAGACTCTCAAGAAGATTATTTACGAGCAGGAAAAGAGGGTTAGAGAATGCAGGAGTTAA
- a CDS encoding NfeD family protein, translated as MRRDSSSVLGLSNIYVAEAILFGTMTSITLKYSLVLWSVLFVGLIIISTTTSIALPQGKVGVVAELTSTIDGGAVEVVSRAVSEAVSRSSILILYIDSYGGYLAAADSIIKIVMESGVTTYVYIPPGGKAASAGSLIALLGRRVFMGEASTIGAAQPSPSDEKTVNYVAARFRSLAIIAFKGNETLVRVAEEFVTKNRVLSAAEAVALGFAEPANSLEEVKQRLGLDELVVVGYTAWNHLISVFSAPIVSSIALMVGIALIFVEFVQAGFQGYAIAGVILILISLYAMSVVPVSFFALSLLVLGLILLLIEILTPGFGAFGITGLILMFVGVYEIITSESFGIPSTLPLAVATGFAMLGGLMIYIGYEAGKARRLKTKTLREKLVGEVGVSKTRLTRETPGVVYVLGEDWTAYSVDEVIEPGTKVRVTDVKGLTLYVSKIGESTNESRAKLQES; from the coding sequence ATGAGGCGAGATTCTAGTTCTGTATTAGGTCTCTCAAATATATATGTTGCTGAAGCTATCTTATTTGGGACTATGACGAGCATTACTTTAAAGTATAGCTTAGTTCTTTGGTCTGTTCTGTTTGTAGGGCTCATTATAATTTCCACGACAACTTCTATAGCTTTGCCGCAGGGTAAAGTGGGTGTTGTTGCTGAATTGACATCAACTATTGATGGGGGTGCAGTCGAGGTTGTTTCTCGCGCGGTGAGCGAGGCTGTCAGCAGGTCTTCCATATTGATACTGTATATAGACAGTTATGGGGGGTACTTAGCGGCAGCCGACTCTATAATAAAGATAGTTATGGAGTCTGGAGTAACAACATACGTTTATATACCTCCAGGAGGTAAAGCTGCTTCCGCAGGGTCTTTAATAGCTTTGTTAGGTAGAAGAGTCTTCATGGGTGAAGCATCAACTATAGGTGCTGCGCAGCCAAGTCCCTCAGACGAGAAAACTGTCAATTATGTTGCGGCCAGGTTTAGGTCTCTAGCTATTATAGCTTTTAAAGGTAACGAAACGTTAGTAAGAGTTGCTGAGGAATTCGTAACTAAGAATAGAGTTTTGAGCGCTGCTGAAGCAGTAGCACTAGGTTTTGCCGAGCCAGCTAATAGCTTAGAAGAAGTAAAGCAGCGGTTAGGACTTGACGAGCTAGTAGTAGTTGGCTATACTGCCTGGAACCACCTAATATCTGTATTCTCAGCACCTATAGTGAGCTCAATAGCTCTCATGGTAGGCATAGCCCTAATATTCGTTGAGTTCGTTCAAGCAGGTTTTCAGGGGTATGCAATCGCTGGTGTTATTTTAATTCTAATCTCGCTATACGCTATGTCAGTAGTCCCCGTGAGTTTCTTCGCCCTCTCACTACTTGTACTAGGACTTATTCTCCTTCTCATAGAGATACTGACCCCAGGATTTGGAGCTTTCGGTATAACCGGACTTATACTCATGTTTGTTGGAGTTTACGAAATAATAACTAGCGAGTCTTTCGGAATCCCGTCTACATTACCACTAGCTGTTGCTACAGGCTTCGCAATGTTGGGAGGATTAATGATTTACATAGGTTACGAGGCTGGAAAAGCAAGAAGACTTAAGACCAAGACACTCCGTGAAAAACTAGTTGGTGAAGTCGGAGTAAGTAAGACTAGATTAACGCGTGAGACTCCGGGCGTGGTTTACGTGCTGGGTGAAGACTGGACAGCATACTCTGTTGATGAAGTAATAGAGCCTGGAACTAAGGTTAGAGTAACTGATGTTAAGGGCCTGACACTCTATGTTTCCAAAATTGGTGAGTCCACTAATGAATCAAGAGCTAAACTACAAGAAAGCTAG
- a CDS encoding 5-formyltetrahydrofolate cyclo-ligase: protein MNQELNYKKAREELRRRIWDLMEATNIARFPRPVHGRIPNFVGAEQSALNLLKHDLTKAVKVVKVNPDAPQRAVRELMLRTHVKVVMPTPRISEGFLLLDPDKIPENMYGVASTIQGAFKYGERVDLQNLPRIDLIVAGSVVVDVFGGRLGKGEGYSELEYGILIECKRISPETPIMTTVHDIQVITYRIPLEPWDFTVDWIVTPTKSMRARGPKVRPKGILWEYLEKDKLVKIPVLGMLLKQGGC from the coding sequence ATGAATCAAGAGCTAAACTACAAGAAAGCTAGAGAAGAATTGAGGAGGAGGATATGGGATTTAATGGAAGCAACTAACATAGCTAGATTTCCGAGACCGGTACATGGCAGAATACCGAACTTCGTGGGCGCTGAGCAGTCTGCGTTAAACCTGCTTAAACACGACTTAACTAAGGCAGTCAAAGTAGTTAAGGTAAATCCTGATGCACCTCAAAGAGCTGTACGTGAGTTAATGCTTCGCACACACGTGAAAGTCGTAATGCCAACACCAAGGATATCAGAGGGCTTCCTACTGTTAGACCCTGACAAAATACCTGAAAACATGTACGGGGTAGCATCAACTATACAGGGAGCTTTCAAGTATGGTGAACGCGTAGACCTGCAAAACCTGCCAAGAATAGACTTAATTGTGGCTGGGTCTGTTGTCGTTGACGTGTTTGGCGGGAGATTAGGTAAGGGTGAGGGATACTCGGAACTCGAGTACGGGATTCTCATAGAATGCAAGAGAATCTCTCCTGAGACCCCGATAATGACGACAGTTCACGACATTCAGGTAATCACGTATAGAATACCGCTGGAGCCGTGGGACTTCACAGTCGACTGGATAGTGACACCCACTAAAAGTATGCGGGCTAGAGGACCTAAAGTAAGGCCTAAAGGAATTCTCTGGGAGTACTTAGAAAAAGATAAGTTAGTGAAAATACCCGTACTAGGAATGTTGCTGAAACAGGGAGGTTGCTGA